CATTTTTAAATAACATCAAAAATCCAAACGAACTTATCGACATGATGCTTCCGCCCCTTGGCGTGGAATTTGATAAATTCCAGGATATCCTTTGCATTTTAGACAGCGAAGAAAGATACAAAGAAGTATATAAGATAATCGAAAACAGGATAGTTGTCCTATCCCTTGAAAACGAGATAGAACAGGATGTCAAAGAAAAAATGGAAAAACTTCAAAAAGAAGTTTATCTAAGAGAAAAAATAGAGATTTTGCAGGAAAAACTTCAGGACTCCGACGGGAGCGGTGCAGGCAGTAACTATTTGGAAAAACTTGAAAAACTTCCCATAAAAGAAGAATTCAAGGAAAAAATAGAAAAAGAAATCGATAGGCTCAAACTCATCCCCGTAGGTTCAAGCGAAGCCGGGGTGATACAGACTTATATCGAAACCATACTCGACTTACCTTGGGAAAAAGAAGAAAAACCCGACATCAATCTAAAAGAAGCACAGAAGATACTCGATGAAGACCACTACGGCTTAAAAGAAGTAAAAGAAAGGATAATCGAATACTTATCCGTACTTAAACTTACCGATACCTTGAAAGGACCTATAATTTGTTTGGTCGGACCTCCGGGGGTCGGAAAAACTTCCATAGCAAAGGCGATAGCAAAGGCTTCGGACAGAAAATTCGTAAGGCTTTCCGTAGGCGGAACCAGAGACGAAGCGGAGATAACAGGTCACAGAAGGACATATATCGGAGCTATGCCGGGCAGGATAATAACGGGGATTGCTCAGGCAAAAAGCAACACTCCCCTATTTTTGCTTGATGAAATAGACAAGATAGGTTCCGACTTTAAAGGGGACCCTGCAAGTGCATTACTGGAAGTACTTGACCCGGAACAAAATTCAAATTTCTCCGACCACTATCTCGAAATCCCATTTGATTTATCGGAAGTATTATTCGTGGCGACCGCGAATAACATAGCTACTATACCTCCTGCACTTTTAGACAGGATGGAAGTTATAGAGATACCGGGATATCTTCCAAAGGAAAAAGTGGAAATCGCAAAAAGACACCTTATCAAAAAAGAAATGGAAGAGCATGGGCTTACAAAAGAAAACCTTTCTTTCACCACGGCAGCTCTTACTAAAATCGTTACGGATTATACCTTAGAATCCGGAGTAAGACAGCTTGAAAGACTAATCGCCAAGATATGCAGGAAATGCGCTAAGAAAATCGTAGCTGATGAAGAAGGTAAAATCGAAGTTACAGTGAAAAACCTCCATGAATTTTTAGGTAAAGAACTCCTTACTTTCGACAAGCAGGGAAATAAAAAACATGTGGGAAAAGTAACGGGACTTGCTTATACCAGCTACGGCGGAGATACTTTGAAAATAGAAGCGGTCATAACCGACGGTAAAGGTCATATCGAGCTTACGGGAAGCCTCGGTGATGTAATGCAGGAATCTGCAAAGACAGCTCTTACATATGTAAGGACTATCGTTGACAAGCTGAAAGTAGATAAAGATTTCTATGAAAAGAAAGACATACATATCCATGTTCCCGAAGGGGCGACACCGAAGGACGGTCCGAGTGCGGGGATAACCCTTGCAACGGCGATAATTTCCGCCCTTACAAAAATGTCGGTACCGGAAGATATCGCCATGACCGGCGAAATAACACTGTCGGGAGATGTGCTTCCTATAGGAGGACTCAGAGAAAAACTTCTTGCGGCATCAAGAGCAAGAGTAAAGAAAGTGCTTATTCCAAAAGAAAATATCAAGGACCTTGAAGAAGTTCCCGATGATATAAAAGATACTTTGGAAATAGTACCTGTAAAACACATGATGGATGTATATAAAATAATATTCAAAGAGGACTGAAAATGATTATAAGAAGCGCCGAAATACTTACAAGCGCCGCAAAGTTCAACCAGCTGCCTCCCGAGGACAAGCTGGAGATAGTACTTATCGGAAAATCCAATGTCGGCAAATCCAGCTTTATAAATAACTTACTGAACAGAAAATCTTTAGCCAGGACAAGTTCCGTTCCGGGAAAGACCAGAACTGCGAATTACTATATAATAAACAATGAATTTTATATAGTCGATATGCCGGGCTACGGGTATGCTAAAGTATCCAAAAGCGAGAAAGCGACTTTCTCCAATATAATAACCGATTATTTAAAGAAGAGGAATGCGGATTTTATAGTATTCTTCCTTGTGGATATAAGGCATAAACCAAGCGAAAACGACATAAAGATGTATAACGAGATACTGGATAATGATATATACCCTGTCGTGGTTTTGACAAAAGCGGATAAGATAAGTAAAAACAAAAGAAAACAAAATATAGACCTCATAAAAAAGACTCTCGGCTTGGATGAAGACGATAAGGTGATAATTTTCTCTACCGAGGAAAAACTGGGAAGAGATGAAGTATGGGATTTTATTGAAGGATTTATTTAAAAGGACTGCCAAAAGGCGGTTCTTTTTTAATTATTAGAAATTCAGTGGAATTATATAGACTGTCACCCTCAAAAACTTTGGTAAGTTCCTTTTCTGCACTCAACTTCATTTTGACTATCGAAAATTTCTTAAGAA
This region of Anaerofustis stercorihominis DSM 17244 genomic DNA includes:
- the lon gene encoding endopeptidase La, with the translated sequence MANIQNIMDTYTSNMENLTLPAIATRDLSLITGMNANFDVARSASLMALEESVKEESMIILIAQRDSDKDEIEIENLREVGVLAKITNLIRLPYNAIKVSIKVLNRVKINKYEQHDPYLVASGDIINYSNDNLTDKEVAMTNVLKEKFSEFSSLKMTGNDFEILSFLNNIKNPNELIDMMLPPLGVEFDKFQDILCILDSEERYKEVYKIIENRIVVLSLENEIEQDVKEKMEKLQKEVYLREKIEILQEKLQDSDGSGAGSNYLEKLEKLPIKEEFKEKIEKEIDRLKLIPVGSSEAGVIQTYIETILDLPWEKEEKPDINLKEAQKILDEDHYGLKEVKERIIEYLSVLKLTDTLKGPIICLVGPPGVGKTSIAKAIAKASDRKFVRLSVGGTRDEAEITGHRRTYIGAMPGRIITGIAQAKSNTPLFLLDEIDKIGSDFKGDPASALLEVLDPEQNSNFSDHYLEIPFDLSEVLFVATANNIATIPPALLDRMEVIEIPGYLPKEKVEIAKRHLIKKEMEEHGLTKENLSFTTAALTKIVTDYTLESGVRQLERLIAKICRKCAKKIVADEEGKIEVTVKNLHEFLGKELLTFDKQGNKKHVGKVTGLAYTSYGGDTLKIEAVITDGKGHIELTGSLGDVMQESAKTALTYVRTIVDKLKVDKDFYEKKDIHIHVPEGATPKDGPSAGITLATAIISALTKMSVPEDIAMTGEITLSGDVLPIGGLREKLLAASRARVKKVLIPKENIKDLEEVPDDIKDTLEIVPVKHMMDVYKIIFKED
- the yihA gene encoding ribosome biogenesis GTP-binding protein YihA/YsxC, which encodes MIIRSAEILTSAAKFNQLPPEDKLEIVLIGKSNVGKSSFINNLLNRKSLARTSSVPGKTRTANYYIINNEFYIVDMPGYGYAKVSKSEKATFSNIITDYLKKRNADFIVFFLVDIRHKPSENDIKMYNEILDNDIYPVVVLTKADKISKNKRKQNIDLIKKTLGLDEDDKVIIFSTEEKLGRDEVWDFIEGFI